The window AACCATTCATCGATCCAGGCGAACTGAATTCCACCGCCGCAGCCCGATTCTTCAATATTATGAAGGATACGGATATTATTTTCCCCTTGTTGTTTATCTGTGTTTCCACCGTGGTGCATCCCGCTTTGGGAATAATGGGCAATGCCCCATCCTCCGGGTGTCCCGAATTCTGCAATGATCAACGGGAAGTCAGGATATCTTGATTTAAGGTCATACAGGTACCCAAGGTAGCTATTCGGTCCATAGTAATCATGGTAAGGAAGGTAACTTTCCTGCCGGTTGATGAACTCCGGGTAATAGGGATATGCATGATAACTGGCAAAATAACCTGCCGGGGCATCAATAAACTGAAGGTTTGACAGACTGATCGATACAGTGTCCTCATCAGGAAACAACACATTGGTATGTTTGATGGGGTCCAGGGTGGGCCAACTGGAAAAACTGACAGGCCGTTCGGTCTGGTATGTGTTTCTTTCATAAGCTACTACGTGGTTCAATCTTTTGGCAAACCATGTTTCCGAAGGAGAGGCCGGGGCTAATCCGAAAATCTCACCGGTATATGATGTATCGTTGTAATGCATGGCATTGGTGATCAACACCTCTGTGGGGTGAACCTCCCTGCCGATGATATAACCCATAATCCATTTGGATACATCCGTATCGTAGGTACCGTAAGCTTTGCCAAGCCTGGGGGGGATGACCCTGTTACCGTGCATGCAATCCACAACTTCACTAATTTGAAGATCAAAGGTATCGGTCAGGAAATAAAGATCCTGAGCATATCCTGGAAGTTCCTCCTCCAGCCAGACACCCTGAAAGATGTGGATTGGGTTCTTAGGGTGCTGAAGGTTGAAAGAATCCAGAACTTCATACATTCTTGGGTAATGAAGCGTATACAAACGGATACTGTTGTAGCCAAGTTCATGGATACGCGTTATCCATCGCCAGTATTGCTCACGTGTTGCAGCCAGTTCACCAGGGAAAGTTCCCGGAACAGCCACACCCAGGTTCATGCCTTTTACCAGAAAAGGCTGATATTCCATGCCGTTCCAAACAGTAAGATGCGTTTTGTTAACGGAAAACGGGACAGGATTATCCGGGTCGCAGGTGCGGTTTGATGGCATTTCCTGGGAGAACAATAGGCCTTGAGTGGAAAACAGAAAGACTGTTATCAGGCGTAGAATATGCTTCATAATATTGTTATAAGTTGGTTGTCAGCACAAATATAGTGCTAAAACACTGTAAATTAATGGCTTTTTGTGTTAAAAAAGTATAAAACTTATACGTTCATTTTGGGAAAGGGTTTAACTATTAATGATTCATTGTGCATGTTGGGGAAAAATGAGAAATAGTACCCGGTTACAAGTTACAAGTTGCAGGCTGCAACATGCAGCTTGTAACTTGCAGCTTGTAACATGTATCTTTAAGGTAATGCGCATTGAAGGAGATTGCTCCCTTCACTCCTTCGCTTAGCTCAGTCGCGGCGGTCGGAATGACACTGTCGCTCGCTCAAAAGGGGAGCGACATGTCATGCCGAAGGAGCGAAGCGACTGAGGGATCTCCCAACAGTTAGCGGTGGCGTTCTTCGGAAAAGCGACAGAACATGCGACCCCTCCGGGGTCGTGCGGCCTGTGGTCTTATCCGGGCTATAAACATGCGACCCCTCCGGGGTCGAGGGTTGGGTCGCGTTGGCTGAACTATAAACATGCGACCCCTCCGGGGTCGTATGGTATTTGAAGTTATCCGGGCTATAAATAGAGGATCACTCCGTGGTCAGCCGGTAGTTGGGGATTGTTCTCCGAATAAAAATAGTTTTTCGGATTTGTCGTTTATAAAAAGATTAAAAAGCCACAAAAAAAATCATAACTTTCACTTTTATTTAAAGCTTGTCCGAATGCTAGATAAAAAGGATTTCGAAGTTTTGTTCCGTAATGAGTTCAGGAGGATGACCCTGTTTGCAATGCGCTATGTCAAGGATTTTGATACTGCCCGGGAAATTGTGCAGGAATCATTCCTGGGATTATGGGAAAAACGTACGACAATCAATCCTGAAAGGGAGGTAAAAAGCTATCTTTCTACTTCTGTGAGAAACAGATCCCTGAATTACTTAAGAGACCACAACAAGTTCGACAGGGAATTAATTGCTCTGGAGGGACTTTCGCATGATGCCGCAACAGAAGCCAATCCTGATATCGAACTTTCTGAACTCCGCGACAGAATAGACAATGCAGTTGATGAACTTCCGGAAAAATGCCGCGAGGTTTTTCTTTTTAATAGAAATGAGCATATGAAATACCAGGAAATTGCTGAGCTGCTTGGCATTTCCGTTAAAACTGTCGAGGCCCAGATGTCGAAGGCACTGGCCCATTTACGGCAGAGATTAAAAGAATATCTGACGATATTGATACTTTTTTTATTGAATGCATAAGGGTAAAGAAATTCTTTCGTGTATAACAATGAGGCAATGAAACAAAACGATACATATTACACGGATCTGATCACCAGATATTTTTCGGGAGAAGCCGGCCCCGATGAGATACGGGAATTATCTGCCTGGGTGCAATCTTCGGTGGAAAATCGAAGGGTTTTTGAAGAATTCAGGAAGACCTGGGAATTGGCAGTCTGGCAACCTGATGCGGAATCTGTTGATATTGAAAGGGAATGGGATATTTTATCATCCAGGATGATAGATAATGCCGATCTTCCTGTGACACAACGTATCAGACATTCCAGAACCATTTCTTTCGCAGCAGGATCGCGCTGGATACTTCGTATAGCCGCTGTACTCGTCCTGGCCGCTGTGCCCTTATTTTTCGTTTATCAGTACATCAGGGGTGGACAAATGGAGCAATTTGTTGCTAAGGAGAGTGCTTCTGAAATACTACTGGCCGATGGTTCCAGGATAACCCTGAACAAGGGTTCTGTTTTGAAGTACCCTGAAGAATTTTCAAGAGATCACCGTACCGTCATCCTGGATGGTGAAGGTTTTTTTGAAATTACACGGAATAATGAAAAACCATTTATTATCGAACATAATAATGTGAGAGTCAGGGTACTGGGAACATCTTTCCTGATTAATACCGAATCAGCTCCGGGATCTATGGAGGTTATTCTTGTAAATGGCAGCGTTTCTGTTTATTATAAGAAGGAAGGAGTTAAAGCAGGGACAACATTGATTCCGGGAGATAAAGCAGAAATAGCATTGCAGGTCAATGATATCCGCATTACACAAAATCAGGATCCCAATTTTATTTCCTGGAAGACCAGGCTCTTTGTATTTCAGGAAGAATCACTCGAAAACATAATATATGCACTCAACAAGGCATATCAAAGCCAGGTTCAGCTGGATGGGCCGCATCTTTCCTCATGCCGGATGACGGCCAGCTTTGACCGGCAGTCCCTGGATTCCATCCTGGAAATTATTGCCGTGACCCTGGATCTTAAGATTGAAACCCGGGGAGATCAAATCATCTTGTCAGGAAAAGGTTGCCAATAAAGCCTTGAATGATGCTAAGCCGCGTTAACTATAACATTCTTGTTGCACCGGCAATATGCTTACTGTTGATAGTGGCTGCATTGCCAGGGTTTTCTCAGGATACCGGTAAGCCTGTAACCCTGAAAATTGAAAACAAAAGCCTGAAACATATCATTAACAAGATCTCAAGGGAAAGCGGAATACGTTTCTCATACAGTCATCAACAGGTAGACCTGAGTGTAAAGCTCAATGTAAACTTTGACCAGGTTCCGGTATCAGAGGCACTTAACGAATTGTTGGATGATTATGGCATTTCATGGATTACTGTGCAGGGGCAGATTATCCTGAAAAAGAAGAAAGATACTGTTAGTCACATTTCAGATAGGGAAGAAGGGAATACCTTTATAATAAGCGGTTTTCTGCGTGATATCACCACAGGTGATGCGCTTATCGGTGCCAATGTTTATCTTGAAGGCACACAGACAGGTGTAGCGACAAACAATTACGGGTTTTACTCGCTGCGTCTTCCGGGCGGCAAACAAAACATAGTTTTTTCCTATCTCGGTTATGCCAGTGATACGGTAGAAGTTAAACTTCTGAGCAATTTGGAATTGAATAACAGTCTGCGTGAAGCCATCCTGGGTATTAATGAGGTAATTATCACAGGAAGCCGGTCAGAAGCCATCTCCGGACTTGATCGCTTATCGGATTTCAGCTTTACCGGAAAGGAGTTGTCGAAGTTGCCTGGTTTCGCAGGAGATGTGGACCTGGTAAAAGCCTTGCAAACCCTTCCGGGTATCCGCTCCTTCGGTGATGGCTCATCACTATTTTTCGTCAGGGGTGGTAATCACGATCAAAACCTGTTGATGATCGATGGAGTTCCAATATATAATCCTTCCCACCTTTTTGGTTTCTTTTCGGTGATAACTCCGGATGCGGTCAACGACATGAAGGTTTTTAAAGGGGATTTCCCTGCCCAATACGGAGGCAGGGCATCATCGGTCATCGATGTTACAACGCGCGAAGGTAATATGAACCGCTTTGGTTTCGGAGGAAATATTGGTCCTTATGCTTCATCCCTCAGCGTTGATGGGCCAATTATAAAAGATAAACTGTCATTTAATATTTCGGGCCGCTTAA of the Bacteroidota bacterium genome contains:
- a CDS encoding FecR domain-containing protein, with product MKQNDTYYTDLITRYFSGEAGPDEIRELSAWVQSSVENRRVFEEFRKTWELAVWQPDAESVDIEREWDILSSRMIDNADLPVTQRIRHSRTISFAAGSRWILRIAAVLVLAAVPLFFVYQYIRGGQMEQFVAKESASEILLADGSRITLNKGSVLKYPEEFSRDHRTVILDGEGFFEITRNNEKPFIIEHNNVRVRVLGTSFLINTESAPGSMEVILVNGSVSVYYKKEGVKAGTTLIPGDKAEIALQVNDIRITQNQDPNFISWKTRLFVFQEESLENIIYALNKAYQSQVQLDGPHLSSCRMTASFDRQSLDSILEIIAVTLDLKIETRGDQIILSGKGCQ
- a CDS encoding RNA polymerase sigma-70 factor, giving the protein MLDKKDFEVLFRNEFRRMTLFAMRYVKDFDTAREIVQESFLGLWEKRTTINPEREVKSYLSTSVRNRSLNYLRDHNKFDRELIALEGLSHDAATEANPDIELSELRDRIDNAVDELPEKCREVFLFNRNEHMKYQEIAELLGISVKTVEAQMSKALAHLRQRLKEYLTILILFLLNA